The following nucleotide sequence is from Coleofasciculaceae cyanobacterium.
GGTCAACATCTAAATATGGTGCTAAATCGGTTTTGGTAATCAATAAGCAATCTGCCTCTTGGAACATTACAGGATACTTCAAAGGTTTGTCTTCTCCTTCAGTGACGCTGAGTAGAGCAACCTTGGCATGTTCTCCTACTTCAAATTCGGCGGGACAAACTAAGTTACCGACGTTTTCCACCAAAGCTAAATCGAAATCGCTTGGATTGTATTGATGTTCTAAAGTATGGATGCCTCCTGCAACCATCTTGGAATCCAAATGGCAAGAACGCCCCGTATTAATCGCAATTACGGGAACGTCATATTGACGAAGGCGATCGGCATCTAGTTCGGTAGTCATATCTCCTTCAATTACGACCATTTTGAATTTAGCTTTTAAAGTTTTTAAAGTTTGTTCGAGAAGAACAGTTTTTCCCGCCCCAGGACTGCTCATAATA
It contains:
- the hypB gene encoding hydrogenase nickel incorporation protein HypB, translated to MHQTFDAAIELNLLHANQAGADHNRQHFDRWGITCLNIMSSPGAGKTVLLEQTLKTLKAKFKMVVIEGDMTTELDADRLRQYDVPVIAINTGRSCHLDSKMVAGGIHTLEHQYNPSDFDLALVENVGNLVCPAEFEVGEHAKVALLSVTEGEDKPLKYPVMFQEADCLLITKTDLAPYLDVDLNRIAANVRQINPKVTIIYLSGKTGEGLEQWFDWVKNIVQRHQTKQLTRQN